The following is a genomic window from Planctomycetia bacterium.
TCCCGGTCATTCATTCCGACCCGGGGCGCATTCAGCAGGTGCTCTACAACCTGCTTTCCAACGCGGTCAAATTCACCCCGGACGGCGGCGTTGTTGAGCTTTCGCTTTCCAACAGCGGCGAGGCGAGCGTGCAGGTCTGCGTCCGCGATACGGGCATCGGGATACCCGAGGCGGAGTTGGCGACGGTCTTTGAGAAATTCAGGCAACTGGACGACTCGATGACCCGCGAGCACAGCGGGACGGGATTGGGGCTGGCAATCAGCAAGGAACTGGTCACGATACTGGGCGGGACGATCAGCGCGACGAGTGAAGTCGGTAAGGGCTCGGTATTTTCGGTCACGCTGCCGATCGCCGGGCGGTTTGAGTCCTCGACGATTTCGACCGAGCCGATTTCCCTAAACGATTGAGGCCGCCGCTTCAACCGATGAAAGGTCATGGCGAACAACGATCCCCCACCGCAGGCCTCGACCACCACGGATGCCAAAGGCTCGAACTCCCGGCTCAATCGGAAGATTCTGCTTGCCTGGGCCAGCGTGATCGTCGCGTTCCTTATTGCGGAGCTGGGCGTGCGCGTTTTGGACATCGGGCCGAAGACGCTTGCGCCACGGAGATTCGAGCCACGCGGCGGCGTTCCGTTCACGTCGATCGACACCATGAACATTTTGCTCCCGGTTTATCAGCCGCGGGCTGTTTTCTCCTCCATTTACGATCCGGCCGGTGATGCAAACGGCGACCTGGGGCCGGACGGCCGCGTGGTGTATCGAATCAACTCGCTCGGGCTACGCGGTGACGCGGTGGTCGTTAAGAAGCCGCCGAATGTCTTCCGCGTGGTTTGTCTTGGCGACTCGATTACCTTCGGCGAGGGTGTTCACGAGGAGCAGACGTACCCGGAATTGCTCCAGCGCATCCTTGCCAAAGAGTTGCCGACGATGACGGTCGAGGTGATTAACGCCGGCGTTCAGGCGTACGGGCTCAGGGAGTGTGTGGCCCTGTTTCTGGCCCGTTGCCGGGCACTGGAGCCTGATGTCGTCACGCTGGGGCTCTTTTTGAACGATGCGATGGACTTTCCGGAGACGATTCGCCTGAACGACGAGTATACGCGTGGCGCAAAGCTGTCGGCCCTTTCGCGATTCTCCAGGGTCATTGAGATCATTGAGCGCAACCGGCGATCCGCGGCGCTTCAGGATGAGTATTTCACGGAGATCCGGCGATCGTTTGACTCGGCGAAGTGGAAGAAGGAATCACCGCTTCTTTCGGTCATGGCGGAGACGAGCCGTACTGATCACTTCAGATTTGTGCCGGTCCTGTTTCCAGTTTTCTGGGATCTGGATGGCGATTATCCGTTCGAAGACGTGCACGAGCGCATTCTTCGAGACGGCGCTGCGAACCATGTCAGCATCATTGATCTGCTGGACTCGTACCGCGGCATTCCCGCCGAATCGCTCTGGGTGCACATCACGGACCATCATCCCAATGCGAAGGCGCAGCGCATCGCCGCCGAACGAATCGCCCGGGCGATTCTCAGCGTGCCCGACGACGTCGAGGGCAACGGCTCGCGGACGGCGCAGAATTCGCCTTAGCGCAGAAACATGCGCGCATCATGACGAAGGGCCGATAGCGTCGCGCCGGCAAGTTCGAGCCCACAATAATTCCGCTAACTTTTCACCCCAGCACTTCATCTAAATGATAGGCACGCGGAACCACGGAAGGCGACGCTTTATCGGCACCTGGATCGGACAGCGCATTTTTTTCCGTTTTCAGCACTGAAAAGCTTGGGTTTGTCCGATCGCAGGGTTGTATAATTAGGTGACTCCCCGTCGAAAGGAGCCCATCATGGCATCACTGGATCTGCGAAGGATTCTGGCCGGTTGGAACTACGAAGCCAACCAAATCACGGTCCGTAAGATCACCGGAGACGATGGAACCGTGAAGGTGCAGATGCGTCTGGACCTTGGGCTGCTGCAGATGGAAGTCAGCGGGCGGCCGGACGGCACTCGGCCACACGGCTGCGATTCTCTGCTCGAATATCACGAAAAGCAGCTTGAGGCTCACACCGAGAAGAACGGAACCGAGCTGGGCTTTGAGCTCAGTCCCGCCGATTGTCAGGCGCTGCGCGAGGAATCGCTGCAGTACTACCATCGATATCTGGCCGAGTTCGTGCTTGAGGACTTCGAGGGCGTTGAGCGAGATACGGCGCGCAACGTGCGCGTGATCGACCTGTGCCACGATCATGCCCGCGAGGAGAGCGATCGAACGGCCCTTGAGCAGTACAGGCCCTACCTGATCATGATGAATACCCGGGCGCAGGTTCACCTCGCCCTGCGCCGCGGTTCCTTTAAGACCGCGATGGCGCGCGTCTCGGCCGGACTTTCGCAGATTCAGGAGCTTCTGACCGAGACGGGCCAGGAAGACATGTTCGAAGAGCTGACCGAAGTGACGATCCTCACGGCCCTGCGAAACGAGATCGCGGCGCGATTGCCCGCGGACCCACTGGCCAAGCTGGAAAGCGAGCTCAGCAAGGCGGTCGATGAGGAACGGTATGAGGACGCCGCCGTGCTGCGGAACCGCATGGAGGCCATGAAGGCCCGCCATGTTGGAAGCTCGGCTCGTCGGCGTAAGAAATAGCTTCCCGGGCAACTGGATCGAGTATTACTTTCGATACTTGTGCGGCTGCCAGGTCCCCCATTTCGACTCGAAATACCGCTTGTTACGCTCGAAGAGTTCCTTGCGCCTCGCGTCTGCCATCGTGTTGAATGAGGCGGATAGATGGTGATGCACGAAGACGTCTTCGGCGCAGGCGAGCGTATATCCCTTCTTTCTCGCGCGCATGGAGTAGTCGTCGTCCTCAAAGAAGCCCATCCCGTATTTCTCATCCAACTCTCCGATATCCTCCCAGACGCGCTTGCGCAGCATGACGCAGAAGAACGCCGCGCCGGCGAGGGCGAGCCGGAGTTTCGTGTATTTCGACGTATAGGCCTTTGCCGCGACGGCCATTTCCGCCATCGTCGTGTATTCGAGGTCGATCTTCGCTTCGTTTCCAATGTTGTTGGTGACCGGATTGAGAAGCCCGAGGTTCGGCTCGGCGGCGAAGTGGACGAGCAAGTCTGCAAGCCAGCC
Proteins encoded in this region:
- a CDS encoding UvrB/UvrC motif-containing protein, whose protein sequence is MASLDLRRILAGWNYEANQITVRKITGDDGTVKVQMRLDLGLLQMEVSGRPDGTRPHGCDSLLEYHEKQLEAHTEKNGTELGFELSPADCQALREESLQYYHRYLAEFVLEDFEGVERDTARNVRVIDLCHDHAREESDRTALEQYRPYLIMMNTRAQVHLALRRGSFKTAMARVSAGLSQIQELLTETGQEDMFEELTEVTILTALRNEIAARLPADPLAKLESELSKAVDEERYEDAAVLRNRMEAMKARHVGSSARRRKK